A window of Zingiber officinale cultivar Zhangliang chromosome 5A, Zo_v1.1, whole genome shotgun sequence contains these coding sequences:
- the LOC121982597 gene encoding indole-3-acetate beta-glucosyltransferase-like, with protein sequence MQNLELAGSSGGWVELRSREIKKMAAAAAASVLVFPFPVQGHLNPMLLFAKRLAAKWPATTFLATRFIVQSIATQAGPVAVAAISDGYDAGGFASSPSLEVYLEVFEAHGARALSELMEARAAEGRPFTAVVYDTFVPWAAGVARRHGAAAVGFSTQSASVSAIYYYVRRGELAAPVEEGGRVAPPGMPEMERREFPTMALGDGAYATLAAYALEQFDGAGKDDWVLFNSFDELEGPVIECLNAHHFHAVNVGPCVPISAADGASYGVNLLPAEDDVCMRWLAGLPPHSAIYVSFGSFASLSPAQMTELALGLTACGRPFLWVVRDAERRTLPPGFSPALGLIVRWSPQLAVLAHPAVGCFVTHCGWNSTLESICLGVPMIGLPQWSDQPTNAKCVETEWKVGVRARPGDGGLVTQAELERCVRAVMDGDEGEEIRRSARRWSDLARSAIQERGSTDRNLDAFVEFVNSKTNAADSHQ encoded by the exons ATGCAAAATCTAGAGCTCGCCGGAAGCAGTGGAGGTTGGGTGGAGTTGAGATCGAGAGAGATAAAAAaaatggcggcggcggcggcggctagTGTGTTGGTGTTCCCCTTCCCGGTTCAAGGCCACCTCAATCCTATGCTCCTGTTCGCGAAGCGCCTAGCCGCCAAGTGGCCCGCGACCACTTTCCTCGCCACCCGCTTCATCGTCCAGTCCATCGCCACCCAGGCTGGGCCCGTGGCGGTGGCCGCCATCTCTGACGGATACGACGCCGGGGGCTTCGCCTCGTCCCCGAGCCTCGAGGTCTACCTCGAGGTCTTCGAAGCTCACGGCGCGCGCGCGCTGTCGGAGCTCATGGAGGCGCGCGCCGCCGAGGGGCGCCCCTTCACCGCCGTGGTGTACGACACGTTCGTGCCTTGGGCGGCGGGGGTGGCGCGGCGGCACGGGGCGGCGGCGGTGGGCTTCTCGACGCAGTCGGCCAGCGTGAGCGCGATATACTACTACGTGAGAAGGGGGGAGCTGGCGGCGCCGGTGGAGGAGGGAGGGCGGGTGGCGCCGCCGGGGATGCCGGAGATGGAGAGGCGGGAGTTCCCGACGATGGCGTTGGGGGACGGCGCGTACGCGACGCTGGCGGCGTACGCGCTGGAACAGTTCGACGGAGCCGGGAAAGACGACTGGGTGCTCTTCAATTCCTTCGACGAGTTAGAAGGCCCG GTGATCGAATGTCTGAATGCCCATCACTTTCACGCCGTCAACGTGGGCCCCTGCGTGCCGATCTCCGCCGCCGACGGAGCCTCCTACGGCGTGAACCTCCTCCCGGCGGAGGACGACGTTTGCATGCGGTGGCTGGCCGGGCTGCCCCCTCACTCCGCCATCTACGTCTCCTTCGGAAGCTTCGCCTCCCTGAGCCCGGCCCAGATGACGGAGCTGGCCCTCGGCCTCACCGCCTGCGGCCGCCCCTTCCTCTGGGTCGTCCGCGACGCCGAGCGCCGGACGCTGCCGCCGGGCTTCTCCCCGGCCCTCGGCCTCATCGTGCGCTGGAGCCCGCAGCTGGCGGTGCTGGCCCACCCGGCCGTCGGCTGCTTCGTCACCCACTGCGGTTGGAACTCCACGCTGGAGTCCATCTGCTTAGGCGTCCCCATGATCggcctgccccagtggtccgaccAGCCCACCAACGCCAAGTGCGTGGAGACCGAATGGAAGGTGGGCGTGCGGGCGCGCCCGGGGGACGGCGGCCTCGTCACCCAGGCGGAGCTGGAGCGCTGCGTTCGGGCGGTGATGGACGGCGACGAGGGGGAAGAAATTCGCCGGAGCGCGCGGCGGTGGAGCGATCTGGCTCGATCCGCCATCCAGGAGCGAGGCAGCACCGACAGGAACTTGGACGCGTTCGTGGAGTTCGTCAATTCCAAGACCAACGCCGCCGACTCTCATCAATAA
- the LOC121979381 gene encoding calmodulin calcium-dependent NAD kinase-like translates to MRDSKVVPRLVLAESGRIEELESFQQYVARQLGFEDSRECPILCKLANGYLRRSNECEDNIFDFLSQEQEHESLYVKLVEELDKCILGYFAFHWSHAPFLITQVLSADHEHKMKLKNFVMEATRNIRFERVAKDLKVTRVFSTLVEELKAIGIIHQEEFRRSEVVLPAPADASEYRSPVLLLMGGGMGAGKSTVLKEILKDPFWLAAAASTVVVEADQFKEMDVIYKAISSRGNHSDMLQTAELVHQSSTDAASSLLVTALNEGRDVIMDGTLSWEPFVRQTITMARNVHLQQYRMGVGYKVSGDGTVTENYWEPVVQQEEHKSPQRKPYRIELVGVICDAYLAVVRGVRRAIIMGRAVRVQSQLKSHKRFASAFPRYCRLADSAKLYSTNSMGSAKMTEWRDGSRNLPEDRDCINCLEKVSKLNEDADSIYELYPEDDTGHGSGSIWDEITSPARAETQQQLKEAVKIMERSLV, encoded by the exons ATGAGGGACTCAAAGGTGGTGCCGAGGCTGGTGCTGGCGGAATCCGGCCGGATCGAAGAACTCGAGAGCTTCCAACAATATGTTG CTAGGCAGCTTGGATTCGAAGATTCTAGGGAATGCCCTATCCTTTGCAAACTAGCCAATGGTTATCTGAGAAGAAGCAATGAATGCGAAGACAACATTTTCGACTTTTTATCACAAGAGCAAGAACATGAATCCCTGTATGTGAAGCTTGTGGAGGAGTTGGATAAATGCATACTAGGGTACTTTGCATTCCACTGGAGCCATGCTCCTTTCTTAATTACTCAG GTTCTAAGTGCCGATCACGAGCACAAAATGAAGCTGAAGAACTTTGTAATGGAGGCGACGAG GAACATAAGATTCGAGAGGGTGGCGAAAGACCTGAAGGTGACAAGAGTCTTCTCTACGCTGGTGGAGGAACTGAAGGCCATCGGCATCATCCACCAAGAGGAGTTCCGCCGCTCGGAGGTCGTACTTCCGGCGCCAGCAGACGCCTCGGAGTACCGCAGTCCGGTTCTTCTACTTATGGGTGGAGGGATGGGCGCCGGCAAGAGCACCGTGCTTAAAGAAATCCTCAAGGA TCCCTTCTGGTTAGCCGCCGCGGCAAGCACAGTTGTAGTGGAAGCTGATCAATTCAAAGAGATGGACGTGATCTACAAAGCCATCAGCTCGAGAGGCAACCACAGCGACATGCTCCAAACAGCTGAACTGGTGCACCAGTCATCCACCGACGCCGCCTCCTCCCTCCTCGTGACCGCGCTAAACGAAGGCCGAGATGTGATCATGGATGGCACACTCTCTTGGGAACCATTTGTCCGGCAAACGATCACCATGGCGCGGAATGTGCATCTCCAGCAGTATCGAATGGGAGTCGGATACAAGGTTTCCGGTGACGGAACAGTCACAGAGAACTACTGGGAACCAGTGGTGCAACAGGAGGAGCACAAGAGCCCCCAAAGGAAGCCTTATAGAATAGAACTAGTTGGAGTCATCTGTGATGCCTACTTAGCAGTTGTTAGAGGAGTCAG GAGGGCTATAATAATGGGGAGAGCAGTGAGAGTTCAATCTCAATTGAAATCCCACAAGAGGTTTGCGAGTGCCTTTCCAAGATATTGTCGACTTGCCGACTCCGCGAAGCTGTATTCGACCAACTCTATGGGATCTGCAAAG ATGACAGAGTGGAGAGATGGAAGCAGAAATTTACCGGAAGATCGCGATTGTATCAACTGCTTGGAGAAGGTGAGCAAGTTGAATGAAGACGCCGACTCGATCTATGAATTGTACCCTGAGGATGACACTGGTCATGGCTCCGGGAGCATTTGGGATGAAAT